The Labeo rohita strain BAU-BD-2019 chromosome 19, IGBB_LRoh.1.0, whole genome shotgun sequence genome window below encodes:
- the stmn2b gene encoding stathmin-2b isoform X2 has product MAKTAIAYKEKMKELSLVSLICSCLYPEARKTVMDMEVKPINKRASGQAFEVILKPPSPMADSSYSITTPPKKRDMSLDDIQKKLEAAEDRRRSQEAQVLRALAEKREHERDVLLKAMEENSNFSRMAEEKLIMKMEQIKENREAYLAAMLERLHEKEKHAQEVRRNKELREELTA; this is encoded by the exons ATGGCCAAAACTGCGATCG CATACAAAGAGAAGATGAAGGAGCTTTCCCTCGTCTCCCTCATCTGCTCCTGTCTCTACCCAGAGGCACGCAAGACCGTCATGG ACATGGAGGTTAAGCCCATTAACAAGCGGGCTTCTGGCCAGGCCTTTGAGGTCATCCTGAAGCCACCCTCTCCCATGGCTGACAGCTCCTACAGCATCACTACACCTCCCAAAAAGAGGGACATGTCCCTGGACGACATCCAGAAGAAGCTGGAGGCAGCAGAGGACAGGAGGAGA TCCCAGGAGGCTCAAGTCCTGAGGGCCCTGGCTGAGAAACGTGAGCACGAGCGGGACGTCCTGCTGAAAGCCATGGAGGAGAACAGCAACTTCAGCAGGATGGCGGAGGAGAAACTCATCATGAAGATGGAGCAGATCAAGGAGAACCGTGAGGCCTATCTTGCAGCCATGCTGGAACGACTGCATGAGAAG GAGAAGCACGCTCAGGAGGTGCGCAGAAACAAAGAGCTGAGAGAAGAGTTGACAGCATGA
- the stmn2b gene encoding stathmin-2b isoform X1, whose protein sequence is MAKTAIAYKEKMKELSLVSLICSCLYPEARKTVMGEFEDMEVKPINKRASGQAFEVILKPPSPMADSSYSITTPPKKRDMSLDDIQKKLEAAEDRRRSQEAQVLRALAEKREHERDVLLKAMEENSNFSRMAEEKLIMKMEQIKENREAYLAAMLERLHEKEKHAQEVRRNKELREELTA, encoded by the exons ATGGCCAAAACTGCGATCG CATACAAAGAGAAGATGAAGGAGCTTTCCCTCGTCTCCCTCATCTGCTCCTGTCTCTACCCAGAGGCACGCAAGACCGTCATGGGTGAGTTTGAAG ACATGGAGGTTAAGCCCATTAACAAGCGGGCTTCTGGCCAGGCCTTTGAGGTCATCCTGAAGCCACCCTCTCCCATGGCTGACAGCTCCTACAGCATCACTACACCTCCCAAAAAGAGGGACATGTCCCTGGACGACATCCAGAAGAAGCTGGAGGCAGCAGAGGACAGGAGGAGA TCCCAGGAGGCTCAAGTCCTGAGGGCCCTGGCTGAGAAACGTGAGCACGAGCGGGACGTCCTGCTGAAAGCCATGGAGGAGAACAGCAACTTCAGCAGGATGGCGGAGGAGAAACTCATCATGAAGATGGAGCAGATCAAGGAGAACCGTGAGGCCTATCTTGCAGCCATGCTGGAACGACTGCATGAGAAG GAGAAGCACGCTCAGGAGGTGCGCAGAAACAAAGAGCTGAGAGAAGAGTTGACAGCATGA
- the hey1 gene encoding hairy/enhancer-of-split related with YRPW motif protein 1, producing the protein MKRNHDFSSSDSELDENIEVEKESADENAGVNSPLGSMSPSTTSQVQARKRRRGIIEKRRRDRINNSLSELRRLVPSAFEKQGSAKLEKAEILQMTVDHLKMLHAAGGKGYFDAHALAMDYRGLGFRECLAETARYLSIIEGLDNTDPLRIRLVSHLNSYASQREAHSGLGHLAWGSAFGTPPGHLAHHLLLQQQQQGAPLPRSTSSPPSSNSSSPSSSSPSTSSSTEPHAPSRLTGTVITEAGQTGPLRVPPSTTLPPGLTPPTTSKLSPPLLTSLSSLSAFPFPLSAFPLLSPSSLGPATPSSSLGKPYRPWSMEIGAF; encoded by the exons ATGAAGCGAAATCACGACTTTAGCTCCTCAGACAGCGAGCTTGATGAGAATATCGAGGTGGAGAAGGAGAGCGCTGACGAAAATGC cgGTGTGAATTCTCCACTCGGATCAATGTCTCCATCCACAACCTCTCAAGTGCAAGCGAGAAAACGTCGCAGAGGG ATCATTGAGAAGCGCCGCAGGGACCGGATAAATAACAGTTTGTCTGAGCTGCGTAGGCTGGTGCCCAGCGCTTTTGAGAAACAG GGTTCTGCTAAACTagaaaaagctgaaattttacAGATGACCGTAGATCATTTAAAGATGCTTCATGCGGCTGGGGGAAAag GTTACTTTGATGCTCACGCACTGGCCATGGATTACCGTGGGCTGGGTTTCCGCGAATGTCTGGCCGAGACGGCACGTTACCTCAGTATCATCGAGGGCCTGGACAACACCGACCCCCTTCGCATCCGCCTGGTTTCGCACCTGAACAGTTACGCTTCCCAGAGAGAAGCTCACTCGGGTTTGGGCCACTTGGCGTGGGGTTCTGCGTTCGGGACGCCGCCCGGACACCTGGCCCACCACCTCCtcctgcagcagcagcagcaggggGCGCCGCTCCCGCGCAGCACCAGCAGCCCTCCATCCTCTAATTCTTCATCGCCCTCCTCCTCGTCTCCATCCACCTCCTCCTCCACAGAGCCGCACGCCCCCAGCAGGCTGACTGGCACGGTGATTACCGAGGCAGGGCAGACAGGACCGCTGCGGGTGCCGCCCAGTACCACCCTGCCCCCTGGGCTCACACCACCTACTACATCCAAGCTTTCTCCACCCCTTCTGACGTCACTTTCAAGCCTGTCGGCGTTTCCCTTCCCGCTGAGTGCTTTTCCTCTGCTGTCCCCGAGCTCGCTGGGCCCCGCGACTCCCTCCAGCAGCCTGGGGAAGCCCTACAGGCCTTGGAGCATGGAAATAGGGGCCTTCTGA